A stretch of the Aggregatibacter sp. HMT-949 genome encodes the following:
- the rplW gene encoding 50S ribosomal protein L23 yields MSQERLLSVLRAPHISEKATNNAEKSNTVVLKVALDANKAEIAAAVAQLFEVKVDSVRTVVVKGKTKRRGNKMGRRSDWKKAYVTLAEGQNLDFVDSAE; encoded by the coding sequence ATGAGTCAAGAACGTTTGCTGAGCGTGCTTCGTGCACCGCACATCTCTGAAAAAGCAACTAACAATGCTGAAAAATCTAACACTGTTGTACTTAAAGTTGCTTTAGATGCAAATAAAGCTGAAATTGCTGCTGCGGTTGCTCAATTATTTGAAGTAAAAGTTGACTCAGTGCGTACTGTGGTTGTGAAAGGTAAAACTAAACGCCGTGGTAACAAAATGGGTCGCCGTAGCGACTGGAAAAAAGCTTATGTAACTTTAGCCGAAGGCCAAAACTTGGACTTCGTGGACAGTGCAGAGTAA
- the rplD gene encoding 50S ribosomal protein L4, translated as MELQVVGANALTVSETTFGREFNEALIHQVVVAYAAGARQGTRAQKTRAEVSGSGKKPWRQKGTGRARSGDIKSPIWRSGGTTFAAKPQDHSQKVNKKMYRGAIKSILSELVRQERLVVVEKFEIDTPKTKVLVQKLKDLAVEDALIITASLDENLFLAARNLYKVDVRDVQGIDPVSLIAFDKVIVTVDAVKQIEEILA; from the coding sequence ATGGAATTACAAGTTGTAGGTGCAAATGCACTAACTGTATCTGAAACTACCTTCGGACGTGAGTTTAACGAAGCATTGATCCACCAGGTTGTTGTTGCTTATGCGGCAGGTGCGCGTCAAGGTACTCGTGCGCAAAAAACTCGTGCTGAAGTGTCTGGTTCGGGTAAAAAACCTTGGCGTCAAAAAGGTACAGGTCGAGCTCGTTCCGGTGATATTAAATCGCCAATTTGGCGTTCTGGTGGTACAACCTTTGCGGCTAAACCACAAGATCACAGCCAAAAAGTGAATAAGAAAATGTACCGCGGTGCTATCAAAAGCATTCTTTCCGAATTAGTTCGTCAAGAGCGTTTGGTTGTTGTTGAAAAATTCGAAATTGATACACCAAAAACCAAAGTTTTAGTACAAAAATTAAAAGATTTAGCAGTTGAAGATGCGTTAATTATCACAGCAAGCTTAGATGAAAATCTATTCTTAGCTGCACGTAACTTATATAAAGTTGACGTACGTGATGTGCAAGGTATCGATCCGGTGAGCTTAATCGCTTTCGATAAAGTGATCGTTACTGTTGATGCTGTGAAACAAATTGAGGAGATCTTAGCATGA
- the rplC gene encoding 50S ribosomal protein L3, giving the protein MIGLVGRKVGMTRIFNEDGVSVPVTVIEIEANRVTQVKTLENDGYTAVQVTTGSKKANRVTKPEAGHFVKAGVEAGRGLWEFRTEGEEFTLGQEINVDIFADVKKVDVTGTSKGKGFQGGVKRWNFRTQDATHGNSLSHRVLGSIGQNQTPGRVFKGKKMAGHLGAERVTVQSLEVVRVDAERKLLLVKGAVPGATGSDVIVKPAVKA; this is encoded by the coding sequence ATGATTGGTTTAGTCGGTCGTAAAGTCGGTATGACCCGTATCTTCAATGAAGACGGCGTGTCAGTACCGGTTACTGTTATCGAAATTGAAGCCAACCGCGTAACTCAAGTTAAAACTCTTGAAAACGATGGCTATACTGCAGTCCAAGTTACTACCGGTTCTAAAAAAGCGAATCGTGTAACTAAACCGGAAGCAGGCCATTTCGTGAAAGCAGGTGTTGAAGCTGGTCGCGGTTTATGGGAATTTCGTACTGAAGGTGAAGAATTCACTTTAGGTCAAGAAATTAACGTTGACATCTTTGCAGATGTTAAAAAAGTTGATGTTACCGGTACTTCTAAAGGTAAAGGTTTCCAAGGTGGCGTTAAACGTTGGAACTTCCGTACTCAAGATGCTACCCACGGTAACTCTTTATCACATCGTGTTCTCGGTTCTATTGGTCAAAACCAAACTCCGGGTCGTGTGTTTAAAGGTAAAAAAATGGCAGGACATTTAGGTGCGGAACGCGTAACCGTTCAATCACTTGAAGTTGTTCGTGTAGATGCTGAGCGTAAATTGCTATTAGTTAAAGGTGCCGTTCCAGGTGCTACCGGTAGTGATGTTATCGTTAAGCCAGCAGTTAAAGCATAA
- the rpsJ gene encoding 30S ribosomal protein S10, with amino-acid sequence MQNQRIRIRLKAFDHRLIDQSTAEIVETAKRTGAQVRGPIPLPTRKERFTVLISPHVNKDARDQYEIRTHKRLVDIVEPTEKTVDALMRLDLAAGVDVQISLG; translated from the coding sequence ATGCAGAACCAAAGAATCCGTATCCGCTTAAAAGCGTTCGATCACCGTTTGATCGATCAATCTACGGCGGAGATCGTAGAAACAGCTAAACGTACTGGCGCGCAAGTTCGTGGTCCGATTCCTTTGCCTACTCGTAAAGAGCGTTTCACCGTGTTGATTTCTCCGCACGTGAATAAGGATGCGCGTGACCAATACGAAATTCGTACTCACAAACGTTTAGTAGATATCGTAGAGCCAACAGAAAAAACTGTTGATGCATTAATGCGTTTAGATTTGGCTGCCGGCGTTGACGTGCAGATCAGCCTAGGTTAA
- the gorA gene encoding glutathione-disulfide reductase encodes MTKHYDYIAIGGGSGGIASINRAASYGKKCAIIEAKYLGGTCVNVGCVPKKVMFYGAQIAEALNRYAPDYGFDVEMKKFDFGKLIESRQAYIDRIHASYNNVLAKNNVDVLSGFGKFVDAHTIEVTFADGSSERVTADHILIATGGRPFRPHSVKGQEYGIDSDGFFALTELPKRVAIIGAGYIAVEIAGVLNSLGSETHLVVRHHAPMRNQDPLIVDTLLETLEQDGIILHKHTTIQEIVKNNDGSLTAEFGHEGSVTVDCVIWAAGREPATDNLGLQNAGVETNERGYIKVDKYQNTNVKGIYAVGDIIEGGIELTPVAVAAGRRLSERLFNNKPNEHLDYNLVPSVVFSHPPIGTLGLTEPQAVEQYGEENVKVYKSSFTPMYSAVTQHRQPCRMKLVCVGKDEKIVGLHGIGYGVDEMIQGFAVAVKMGATKADFDNTVAIHPTGSEEFVTMR; translated from the coding sequence ATGACAAAACACTATGATTATATTGCAATCGGCGGCGGTAGCGGCGGTATCGCTTCTATCAACCGGGCGGCAAGTTACGGCAAAAAATGCGCCATTATTGAAGCGAAATATTTAGGTGGGACTTGCGTAAACGTCGGTTGTGTGCCGAAAAAGGTTATGTTTTACGGTGCTCAAATCGCCGAGGCTCTCAATCGCTACGCACCGGATTATGGTTTTGACGTGGAGATGAAAAAATTCGATTTCGGCAAATTGATTGAAAGCCGTCAGGCGTATATTGATCGCATTCACGCATCTTACAATAATGTTTTGGCGAAGAATAACGTGGATGTGCTTAGCGGTTTTGGTAAATTTGTTGATGCGCATACTATTGAGGTAACTTTCGCAGACGGTTCAAGCGAGCGCGTTACTGCGGATCATATTTTAATCGCCACGGGCGGTCGTCCGTTCCGTCCGCACTCGGTGAAAGGACAAGAGTACGGTATTGATTCCGACGGTTTTTTTGCGCTCACCGAATTGCCGAAGCGCGTGGCGATTATCGGCGCGGGTTATATTGCGGTGGAAATCGCCGGCGTATTGAACAGCTTGGGTTCTGAAACGCATTTAGTCGTGCGTCACCATGCGCCGATGCGTAATCAAGATCCGTTAATCGTAGATACATTGCTGGAAACCTTGGAACAAGACGGCATTATTTTGCATAAGCACACGACAATCCAAGAAATTGTAAAAAATAACGATGGCTCGCTCACCGCGGAATTCGGCCATGAGGGTAGCGTCACCGTCGATTGCGTGATTTGGGCAGCAGGACGTGAGCCGGCAACGGATAACCTTGGTTTGCAAAATGCCGGCGTAGAAACGAACGAACGTGGCTATATAAAAGTGGATAAATATCAAAACACCAATGTGAAAGGCATTTATGCGGTGGGCGATATTATCGAAGGCGGTATTGAATTAACGCCGGTTGCGGTGGCTGCGGGACGTCGTTTATCGGAACGTTTATTTAATAACAAACCGAACGAACATTTGGATTATAACTTGGTGCCGAGCGTGGTATTTAGTCATCCGCCAATCGGCACCTTAGGGTTAACTGAGCCGCAGGCTGTCGAACAATACGGCGAAGAAAACGTGAAAGTGTATAAATCGTCGTTCACCCCGATGTATTCCGCCGTGACACAACATCGTCAACCTTGCCGCATGAAATTAGTGTGCGTGGGTAAAGATGAAAAAATCGTCGGATTGCACGGTATAGGTTATGGCGTGGACGAAATGATCCAAGGTTTTGCAGTGGCCGTTAAAATGGGCGCGACCAAAGCCGATTTCGATAATACTGTCGCCATTCATCCGACCGGTTCGGAAGAATTTGTCACCATGCGCTAG
- a CDS encoding ABC transporter permease produces the protein MYKRRYLVFLLFLFSFISLFLGVSTVNLRGLLNFDANQWQILLDSRLPRLISILIAGASLSICGLVMQQLSRNRFVSPTTAGTMDSARLGILLAILFFPGASMLLKTTVAIIVSFLGTLMFMTILSRLKFKDTIFVPLVGMMFGNIISAVTAFIAYQKDLLQNLSGWLQGDFSLVMSGRYELLYFSLPLLIIAYLFANRFSIVGMGKDFAVNLGLNYNQVLYLGLIIVASVSSIVIVSVGVIPFLGLIVPNIVTLYLGDNLKKILSHTALLGAVFVLFCDVLGRSLIYPYEISINAVLGVMGSGIFLYFLLKRYRHG, from the coding sequence ATGTACAAAAGACGGTATCTGGTTTTTCTATTATTTCTATTTTCTTTTATTTCCCTTTTTCTTGGCGTCAGTACTGTAAATTTACGAGGTCTATTGAATTTTGATGCCAATCAATGGCAAATCCTCCTAGATAGCCGCCTCCCTCGCTTAATTAGTATTTTAATTGCCGGTGCATCGTTAAGCATTTGCGGTTTAGTGATGCAGCAATTGAGTCGTAATCGTTTCGTCTCCCCCACCACCGCCGGAACCATGGACAGCGCTCGTTTAGGCATTCTTTTAGCTATTTTATTTTTTCCCGGCGCATCGATGTTATTAAAAACGACCGTTGCCATCATCGTGTCGTTTCTCGGCACGCTGATGTTTATGACAATTTTGTCGCGCTTGAAATTCAAAGATACCATTTTCGTACCGTTGGTCGGAATGATGTTCGGTAACATTATCAGTGCTGTCACTGCCTTCATCGCTTACCAAAAAGACTTACTACAAAATCTTTCCGGCTGGCTCCAAGGCGATTTTTCCTTAGTAATGTCCGGTCGCTATGAATTACTTTATTTCAGTTTACCGCTACTGATCATCGCCTATTTATTTGCCAATCGTTTTTCTATTGTTGGCATGGGGAAAGATTTTGCCGTCAATCTCGGACTGAATTACAACCAAGTGCTCTATCTCGGTCTAATTATCGTCGCGAGCGTTTCTTCCATTGTGATCGTTTCCGTCGGCGTGATTCCGTTTTTGGGTTTGATCGTGCCGAATATCGTGACCCTTTATTTAGGTGATAACCTAAAAAAAATCCTTTCCCATACCGCACTGCTCGGTGCCGTATTCGTACTTTTTTGCGACGTTTTAGGACGTAGCTTGATTTATCCTTACGAAATTTCCATCAATGCGGTGCTCGGCGTGATGGGTAGCGGTATTTTCTTGTATTTCTTACTGAAACGGTATCGTCATGGCTAA
- a CDS encoding iron chelate uptake ABC transporter family permease subunit, translating into MAKSSFFRLAVLSLLAALAVCLYLAYNLPNRWQYALYNRALAVSAIIITGIAIALATMIFQTVVNNRILTPSILGLDSLYLLIQTGILFLFGSNTLLSIHPIVLFLGSTGCMVLFMLALYHFLFKKESPNIFFLLLIGIVFGTFFGSLTTFMEVLIDPNEFQISQDIGFASFNRINTAILWLALAILFIAILVSLRYWKYLDVLALGREQAINLGVDYSSIIKKLLIIVAVLTSVSTALVGPLTFLGLLVMNVTFEFMRDYRHKILIPAAMLLAVFTLLGGQFLLSQVFTFSTPLSVIINFVGGVYFLSLLLRANKKWQ; encoded by the coding sequence ATGGCTAAGTCTTCCTTTTTTCGTCTTGCGGTACTAAGCCTTTTGGCCGCTCTCGCCGTCTGCTTATACCTTGCTTATAATCTACCGAATCGCTGGCAATATGCGCTGTACAACCGCGCCCTTGCCGTTAGTGCCATCATTATTACCGGCATCGCAATCGCTCTCGCCACCATGATTTTTCAAACCGTGGTCAACAACCGCATTCTCACGCCGAGTATTCTAGGGTTAGATTCACTGTATTTATTAATCCAAACCGGTATTTTATTTTTATTCGGTTCCAATACATTACTTTCGATTCATCCGATCGTTTTATTTCTCGGCAGTACCGGCTGCATGGTTTTATTTATGCTGGCGCTCTACCATTTTCTCTTTAAAAAAGAATCGCCGAATATTTTCTTTTTACTGTTAATCGGGATCGTTTTCGGTACCTTTTTCGGTAGTCTCACCACGTTCATGGAAGTATTAATCGATCCGAACGAATTCCAAATTTCACAAGATATCGGTTTCGCCAGTTTTAATCGCATTAATACCGCGATTTTATGGCTGGCTTTAGCAATTTTATTCATCGCCATTCTAGTCAGCCTACGCTATTGGAAGTATTTGGACGTGCTCGCTCTTGGACGCGAACAAGCGATTAATCTTGGTGTTGATTACTCGTCAATCATTAAAAAATTGCTGATTATCGTTGCCGTTTTAACCTCGGTCTCCACCGCATTGGTTGGTCCCTTGACCTTTTTGGGCCTGTTGGTGATGAACGTCACTTTTGAATTTATGCGCGATTATCGCCACAAAATTCTAATTCCCGCCGCCATGTTACTTGCTGTGTTCACCTTGCTTGGCGGACAATTCTTGTTATCTCAAGTTTTCACTTTCAGCACGCCGCTAAGCGTTATTATTAATTTTGTCGGCGGCGTCTATTTTCTTTCTCTGTTATTGCGGGCAAATAAAAAATGGCAATAG
- a CDS encoding ABC transporter ATP-binding protein: MAIEIRNLHKSYSGKKVVHDLSLTIPTGKITSFIGPNGAGKSTVLAIISRLLSADSGDVYLNQRRLHDQKSSDIARQLAILKQSNHINLRITVEELVAFGRFPYSKGNLTETDRTFIDNAINYMDLGAIRQQYIDNLSGGQRQRAYIAMTLAQDTDYILLDEPLNNLDMKHSVQIMQVLRKLVTELNKTVVIVIHDINFASCYSDYIIAMKQGELVAQGNVDEIMREEVLQAIYDMPIPIQEINRQKIAIYFKSNQEK, translated from the coding sequence ATGGCAATAGAAATCCGAAATCTTCACAAATCCTACAGCGGCAAAAAAGTAGTGCATGATCTGTCGTTAACCATCCCGACCGGTAAAATCACTTCATTTATCGGTCCAAATGGCGCCGGCAAAAGTACCGTGTTAGCGATTATCAGCCGCTTGCTTTCCGCCGACAGTGGCGACGTATATTTAAATCAACGGCGTTTGCACGACCAAAAAAGTTCAGACATCGCACGCCAATTAGCGATTCTGAAACAATCCAATCACATCAATTTACGCATTACCGTTGAAGAATTGGTGGCCTTCGGCCGCTTTCCTTACAGCAAAGGCAACCTCACCGAAACCGATCGTACGTTCATTGACAACGCCATCAATTACATGGATTTAGGTGCTATTCGCCAACAATATATTGATAATTTAAGTGGCGGTCAGCGCCAACGCGCTTATATTGCCATGACCTTAGCCCAAGATACGGATTATATTTTGCTGGACGAACCGCTTAATAACTTGGATATGAAACATTCCGTGCAAATTATGCAAGTGCTACGCAAACTGGTGACAGAACTGAACAAAACCGTCGTGATTGTGATTCACGATATCAATTTTGCCTCTTGTTATTCCGACTATATTATCGCCATGAAACAAGGCGAATTGGTGGCACAAGGAAACGTGGACGAAATAATGCGCGAAGAGGTGTTGCAAGCGATCTACGACATGCCGATCCCAATTCAAGAAATCAATCGACAAAAAATCGCCATTTACTTTAAATCAAACCAGGAGAAATAA
- a CDS encoding siderophore ABC transporter substrate-binding protein: protein MKSLKTLKKLSILTLAFAAGIANAQNITVKNFAGEQSVPQNPQKVVVLDFGVADTLRALGEKDKIVGFPKSGHIPSYLAEFAQDKFQNVGSLPEPAFEQINELNPDLIIAAPRQQKLLEKLKEIAPVFYVQNDYANYYPSFEENVKALGKIFSKQNIADEKLAALSKKVEQVAKDAKNRTALLVLVNESKISAFGDGSRYGMVYQKFGFKPADPNIKSSTHGMSVSFEYILDKNPDYLFVVDRTAAVTDKVNNAQTVLDNDIIKQTKAFKNKHIVYLDAANWYLAFGGLESMEIIAAELDNAVK, encoded by the coding sequence ATGAAATCCTTAAAAACACTAAAAAAACTGAGCATACTCACGCTCGCTTTCGCCGCCGGCATCGCGAACGCTCAAAATATCACTGTGAAAAATTTTGCCGGCGAACAAAGCGTGCCGCAAAATCCGCAAAAAGTTGTCGTCTTGGATTTTGGGGTGGCGGATACCTTGCGCGCATTAGGCGAAAAAGACAAAATCGTCGGGTTTCCAAAATCCGGTCATATTCCAAGCTATTTGGCCGAATTTGCGCAAGACAAATTCCAAAACGTCGGCTCGTTACCGGAACCTGCTTTCGAGCAAATCAACGAGCTCAATCCAGACTTGATTATCGCCGCGCCGCGCCAACAAAAATTATTAGAGAAACTAAAAGAAATCGCACCGGTGTTTTACGTTCAAAACGACTATGCAAATTACTACCCAAGTTTCGAAGAAAATGTTAAAGCCTTAGGTAAAATCTTTAGCAAACAAAATATCGCCGATGAAAAACTCGCTGCCTTGAGCAAAAAAGTCGAGCAAGTGGCAAAGGACGCTAAAAATCGCACCGCATTACTGGTGCTGGTAAACGAAAGTAAAATCAGCGCCTTTGGCGATGGCTCCCGTTACGGTATGGTTTATCAAAAATTCGGTTTTAAACCGGCGGATCCGAACATCAAATCCTCCACGCACGGTATGAGCGTCAGTTTCGAATATATTCTGGACAAAAATCCGGACTATTTATTCGTAGTGGATCGCACCGCAGCAGTAACCGACAAAGTAAACAATGCACAAACCGTATTGGATAACGACATCATCAAACAAACTAAAGCCTTTAAAAATAAACACATCGTTTACTTAGACGCTGCCAATTGGTACCTTGCTTTCGGCGGCTTGGAATCTATGGAAATTATCGCTGCCGAATTGGACAACGCAGTGAAATAA
- a CDS encoding TonB-dependent receptor domain-containing protein, whose protein sequence is MRKAKFALLPLSVFVAMNVHAEKTEQLDVINVVTENTGAKSKTNVVTLADLNKSTNQDLRGVLSKEPAVNFGGGNGGTSQWVTIRGMGQDQIDIKVDNTSSDAQLFHHQSRFMLDPSLIKRIDIRKGAGSASAGIGATSGSIEATTVEAKDLLREGQDFGFKLNAGVSSNKGHSQGATIYGKAGVLDALFSGNWQTIENYKGGKGYVNKEGSQTVKNSAIGERGLLAKIGVDLNEEHRIVLSHRQERYHGSRALREEFDFSQSYLYGTASDLRPGQTLSTIFTGKNNRGQNTYYILDSNGQFIVNDANNSPRYRITTQNTTNLEWTGKKMGFISEAKANAYLMEMSRKEIDSHSELKIVTKGANVNLDSEIGESHWVKYGVNYRHQEGKPNALASNIKANQKKEDVGLYLEGIWGFGPVTLTTGARYDHFKFKANTGKEVSRGDFNPSAGLIWQVTNNLSFNTNLNYASRSPRFYEVMLAGSRVRDVADNLRAEKARNTEIGFNYDVNENLSFNGSYFWQKVKDAHAVKNNTIVNSALLRNQGYELGAAYKLGAFKFRLGVAESKPETTALNGATLDNTVLAVAMGRTWTTALSYKFEQPSLEIGWKGRFVEGKTGSPSRGSNTGEAAIKQAGYGVSDFYASWDVNKNLTLNFALNNAFNKYYKSHSQRAGINSLPGAGRDFRLTANYTF, encoded by the coding sequence ATGAGAAAAGCCAAGTTCGCTTTGTTACCTTTATCCGTTTTCGTTGCTATGAACGTGCACGCCGAAAAAACGGAACAACTCGATGTGATTAACGTCGTAACGGAAAACACGGGGGCAAAAAGTAAAACTAACGTCGTTACGCTTGCCGATTTAAACAAATCGACGAATCAGGATTTGCGTGGTGTATTGTCTAAAGAGCCGGCGGTGAATTTCGGCGGCGGCAACGGCGGTACTTCGCAATGGGTGACGATTCGTGGAATGGGGCAAGACCAAATTGATATTAAAGTGGACAACACCTCTAGCGATGCGCAATTATTCCATCATCAAAGTCGTTTTATGCTTGATCCTAGCTTGATTAAACGCATTGATATTCGCAAAGGTGCGGGTTCTGCCAGTGCCGGTATCGGCGCCACCAGTGGCTCGATTGAAGCGACTACGGTGGAGGCGAAAGATTTATTGCGCGAAGGGCAAGATTTCGGTTTTAAATTGAATGCGGGCGTGAGCAGTAATAAAGGCCATTCGCAAGGCGCTACGATTTACGGCAAAGCGGGCGTGTTGGATGCGTTATTTAGCGGCAATTGGCAAACCATTGAAAACTACAAAGGTGGTAAAGGCTATGTCAATAAAGAAGGTTCGCAAACGGTAAAAAATAGTGCCATTGGCGAACGTGGCCTCCTTGCGAAAATCGGCGTTGATCTCAACGAAGAGCACCGCATTGTATTAAGCCATCGTCAAGAACGTTATCACGGTTCGCGCGCATTACGCGAAGAGTTTGATTTTTCGCAAAGTTATCTATATGGCACGGCAAGTGATTTGAGACCGGGGCAAACCCTAAGTACGATTTTTACCGGAAAAAACAATCGCGGACAAAATACGTATTACATTTTAGATAGCAACGGACAATTTATCGTCAACGATGCCAATAATTCACCGCGCTACCGCATTACCACACAAAATACGACCAATCTTGAGTGGACGGGCAAGAAAATGGGCTTTATTAGCGAAGCCAAAGCCAATGCTTATTTAATGGAAATGTCGCGCAAAGAAATCGATTCCCATAGCGAATTAAAAATTGTCACGAAAGGCGCGAACGTGAATTTGGATTCCGAAATCGGCGAAAGCCATTGGGTTAAATACGGCGTGAATTATCGTCACCAAGAAGGCAAGCCGAACGCTTTAGCCAGTAATATCAAAGCAAATCAGAAAAAAGAAGATGTCGGTTTGTACCTAGAAGGCATTTGGGGATTCGGCCCCGTCACCTTAACCACCGGTGCGCGTTATGATCATTTTAAGTTTAAGGCGAATACCGGCAAAGAAGTCAGTCGTGGCGATTTCAACCCGAGTGCGGGGCTGATTTGGCAAGTCACGAATAATTTAAGTTTTAATACTAATTTGAACTATGCCAGTCGCAGTCCCCGTTTTTATGAAGTAATGCTTGCCGGTAGCCGAGTGCGCGACGTTGCCGATAATTTGCGTGCGGAAAAAGCACGTAATACGGAGATCGGCTTTAATTATGACGTGAATGAAAATCTCTCGTTCAACGGTAGCTATTTCTGGCAAAAAGTAAAAGACGCTCATGCGGTTAAAAACAATACAATCGTGAACTCGGCCTTGTTGCGTAATCAGGGTTACGAATTGGGCGCGGCTTATAAACTCGGCGCATTCAAATTCCGTTTAGGCGTGGCGGAAAGCAAGCCGGAGACCACCGCATTGAACGGTGCAACGTTGGATAATACGGTGCTTGCCGTGGCGATGGGGCGTACTTGGACGACGGCGTTGTCTTATAAATTCGAACAGCCGAGCCTTGAAATCGGTTGGAAAGGTCGTTTTGTAGAAGGTAAAACCGGTTCGCCAAGTCGTGGTTCCAACACCGGCGAAGCGGCAATTAAACAAGCCGGCTACGGCGTAAGTGATTTCTACGCGAGTTGGGATGTGAACAAAAATTTAACGCTAAACTTTGCGCTAAATAATGCATTCAATAAATACTATAAGAGCCATAGCCAACGCGCTGGGATTAATAGTTTGCCGGGCGCAGGACGCGATTTCCGTTTAACTGCAAATTATACTTTCTAG
- a CDS encoding 7-cyano-7-deazaguanine/7-aminomethyl-7-deazaguanine transporter has product MNNFPPFFNERQKRRALIWLALFHIFIIAASNYLVQIPFAVTLKLTALGATEDFSFHSTWGTLSFPFIFLATDLTVRIFGAKEARRIIIVVMLPALVVSYLISVLFSDTQYQGFATLSEFNLFVFRIALASFFAYVAGQLLDVIVFNRLRRLKTWWIAPSSSMIFGSMADTFVFFSVAFYQSADPFMAAHWVELGLVDYLFKLSVGMLLFVPAYGVALNIILRKLQALSS; this is encoded by the coding sequence ATGAACAACTTTCCCCCGTTTTTTAACGAGCGACAAAAACGTCGCGCCTTAATTTGGCTGGCGCTTTTCCATATTTTTATCATCGCTGCAAGCAATTACTTGGTACAAATTCCTTTTGCCGTCACGCTAAAACTGACCGCACTCGGCGCAACGGAAGACTTTTCTTTCCACAGCACTTGGGGCACGCTCAGCTTCCCGTTCATTTTCCTCGCCACTGACTTAACCGTGCGCATATTCGGTGCGAAAGAAGCGCGTCGGATTATTATCGTCGTTATGTTGCCGGCGTTAGTCGTCAGTTATTTGATTTCCGTGCTATTTTCCGACACGCAATATCAGGGCTTTGCCACTTTGAGCGAATTTAATTTGTTCGTTTTTCGTATCGCATTGGCAAGCTTTTTCGCTTATGTGGCGGGGCAATTATTGGATGTCATCGTGTTCAACCGGTTACGCCGACTAAAAACCTGGTGGATCGCGCCGAGCAGTTCGATGATTTTCGGTTCGATGGCCGATACTTTTGTGTTTTTCAGCGTGGCATTTTATCAAAGCGCCGATCCATTTATGGCGGCTCATTGGGTCGAATTGGGTTTGGTCGATTATTTATTCAAACTATCGGTGGGAATGTTGTTATTTGTGCCGGCGTACGGCGTGGCGTTAAATATTATTTTACGCAAATTGCAGGCGCTCTCATCCTAA
- a CDS encoding DUF421 domain-containing protein encodes MEGYTFLAVKLAIGILGLVLQINLMGKGNLAPTSAMDQVQNYVLGGIIGAVIYNDNIGVLQFSLVLVLWTLLIFTLRFIKNYNRVVKTIIDGRPVWVILNGKVQTGECMKNGISAHDLMFKLRAAGVYEIATVKRAVLEQNGQLSIIQYGDQDLRYPLIIDGQIDHDILDIIGRDEAWVHQELEAQQMTVNQVYIGEYLNGRLIVHPYAQS; translated from the coding sequence ATGGAAGGTTACACATTTCTCGCCGTTAAACTTGCCATCGGAATTTTGGGGTTGGTGTTGCAAATCAATTTAATGGGGAAAGGCAATTTGGCACCGACTTCGGCGATGGATCAGGTACAAAACTACGTACTGGGTGGAATTATCGGGGCAGTGATTTATAACGATAATATTGGCGTGTTGCAATTTTCGCTGGTATTGGTGTTATGGACATTACTGATTTTCACGCTGCGCTTTATTAAAAATTACAACCGTGTCGTGAAGACGATTATCGACGGTCGCCCGGTTTGGGTGATTTTAAACGGCAAGGTACAAACCGGCGAATGTATGAAAAACGGTATTTCTGCCCATGATTTAATGTTTAAGCTACGCGCCGCCGGCGTGTATGAAATCGCCACAGTAAAACGTGCGGTGCTGGAGCAAAACGGGCAGCTTTCTATCATTCAATACGGTGATCAAGATTTACGTTATCCGTTGATTATCGACGGTCAAATCGATCACGATATTCTCGACATTATCGGCCGCGATGAGGCTTGGGTTCACCAAGAACTTGAAGCACAACAAATGACGGTCAATCAGGTTTATATCGGTGAATATTTAAACGGACGTTTGATCGTGCATCCTTACGCACAAAGTTAA